One stretch of Bombus vancouverensis nearcticus chromosome 16, iyBomVanc1_principal, whole genome shotgun sequence DNA includes these proteins:
- the Galphao gene encoding G protein alpha o subunit isoform X4 yields the protein MSEYDQVLHEDETTNRMQESLKLFDSICNNKWFTDTSIILFLNKKDLFEEKIRKSPLTICFPEYAGAQEYGEAAAYIQAQFEARNKSTTKEIYCHMTCATDTDNIQFVFDAVTDVIIANNLRGCGLY from the exons ATGTCCGAGTACGATCAAGTCCTGCACGAAGATGAAACGACG AATCGAATGCAAGAAAGCTTGAAACTGTTCGACTCAATTTGCAATAACAAATGGTTTACTGACACCTCGATTATTCTCTTCTTGAACAAAAAGGATCTTTTCGAGGAGAAAATTCGCAAGTCTCCGCTCACCATTTGCTTCCCCGAATATGCcg GGGCGCAAGAGTACGGTGAAGCAGCCGCGTACATCCAGGCGCAATTCGAGGCGAGAAACAAGTCAACCACTAAGGAGATCTACTGCCACATGACTTGCGCTACTGATACCGACAACATTCAATTCGTGTTCGACGCAGTCACAGACGTCATTATCGCCAATAATCTCCGTGGCTGCGGTCTCTATTAG